A single region of the Mechercharimyces sp. CAU 1602 genome encodes:
- the ruvC gene encoding crossover junction endodeoxyribonuclease RuvC, whose protein sequence is MRVCGIDPGFAIVGFGIVDQEGSQLKPIQYGSIETEAGLPVPTRLKQIYDACQTLFSNYQPDVVAIEKLFFNRNVTTAFTVAEARGVMMLAAEEAGVEIREYTPLQVKMAVVGYGQAEKRQVQEMVKMLLSLPKVPKPDDVADALAIAICEAHSATPIQIKGEEGGRRGR, encoded by the coding sequence ATGCGGGTATGTGGGATTGACCCTGGATTTGCAATCGTAGGTTTTGGCATTGTTGACCAAGAGGGAAGTCAACTAAAGCCGATTCAATATGGAAGTATTGAGACAGAGGCAGGGCTTCCAGTGCCAACGAGGCTAAAGCAGATTTACGATGCTTGTCAAACATTATTTTCTAACTATCAACCGGATGTGGTGGCAATTGAAAAATTATTTTTTAACCGTAATGTGACGACGGCGTTTACCGTAGCCGAAGCGAGGGGGGTGATGATGCTCGCAGCTGAAGAGGCAGGAGTAGAGATTCGTGAGTATACACCTTTACAAGTAAAGATGGCGGTTGTAGGGTATGGACAGGCGGAGAAACGGCAAGTGCAGGAAATGGTGAAGATGTTGCTATCCTTACCGAAGGTTCCAAAGCCTGATGATGTAGCGGATGCGCTGGCGATTGCTATTTGTGAAGCCCATTCTGCTACACCCATACAGATTAAAGGAGAAGAAGGAGGGAGAAGAGGACGATGA